In the genome of Spirochaetia bacterium, one region contains:
- a CDS encoding family 1 glycosylhydrolase, whose protein sequence is MDFPKGFLWGAATSAYQVEGGNRFSDWWEFERRYDSPCEDKCGDSTDHYHRYAADIAMLASFGLNTFRFGIEWARIEPEDGEISYAELQHYRRVLECCKANNVTPIVTFCHHTLPIWVSRKGGWIWKDAPKRFSQYCDLVTAELGDLIPYAMTINQPDLDTNLGYRYGRTYPGFMAIKTMEPDKVAAIVEPHMSQAHILAREAIRKNIPDVKVGLGLAVTDWVFDGTEEELCQQRIVKNCEGHYFALTKGDDYVGVQAYTTNYIPAGHNPDAPVSKHDFPCPPGKKLTAMGYEFAPFAVADCVRRTVSKTGLPVIVTENGVGTFDDSERIEFIDEVVSGLASCIKDGIDLRGYIHWSLIDNFEWNSGYRMRFGLVAVNRKTFVRTPKKSAYHLGEIAKRNAF, encoded by the coding sequence ATGGACTTTCCAAAAGGTTTTCTTTGGGGTGCTGCCACCTCTGCATATCAAGTAGAAGGAGGTAACCGTTTTTCTGACTGGTGGGAATTTGAACGTCGTTATGATAGCCCATGTGAAGATAAGTGTGGAGATTCCACTGATCATTATCATCGATATGCAGCAGATATTGCCATGCTCGCCTCTTTTGGGCTCAACACGTTCCGTTTCGGTATCGAATGGGCACGCATTGAACCGGAAGACGGGGAGATCAGCTATGCAGAACTACAGCATTACAGAAGGGTGCTTGAATGTTGCAAGGCCAACAATGTCACGCCGATCGTAACATTCTGCCATCATACGCTTCCTATCTGGGTAAGCCGTAAGGGTGGTTGGATTTGGAAAGATGCACCTAAGCGGTTCAGTCAGTATTGTGATCTGGTTACAGCAGAACTGGGTGATCTTATCCCATATGCCATGACGATCAACCAGCCGGATCTGGATACAAATCTTGGTTATCGTTATGGACGTACCTATCCTGGTTTCATGGCGATCAAGACAATGGAACCTGACAAAGTGGCAGCTATTGTCGAGCCCCACATGTCCCAGGCTCATATACTTGCAAGGGAAGCAATCAGAAAAAATATTCCGGACGTAAAGGTCGGACTTGGCCTCGCTGTCACTGACTGGGTATTTGATGGAACTGAAGAAGAACTATGCCAGCAACGTATCGTAAAGAATTGTGAAGGGCATTACTTTGCATTGACAAAGGGTGATGATTACGTAGGTGTACAGGCGTATACGACCAATTATATTCCTGCCGGACATAATCCTGATGCACCGGTCAGCAAGCATGATTTCCCTTGTCCTCCTGGCAAGAAGCTGACTGCTATGGGATATGAGTTTGCTCCGTTTGCTGTAGCAGATTGTGTAAGAAGAACCGTCAGCAAGACCGGACTTCCTGTCATTGTCACTGAGAATGGAGTCGGTACTTTTGATGACAGTGAACGGATAGAATTTATTGATGAAGTTGTCAGTGGGCTTGCTTCTTGCATCAAGGACGGCATTGACTTGAGGGGATATATCCACTGGAGTCTGATTGACAACTTTGAATGGAACAGTGGCTATCGTATGCGTTTTGGCCTTGTTGCCGTAAATAGGAAGACTTTTGTACGGACGCCGAAGAAAAGTGCTTACCATTTGGGTGAAATAGCAAAGCGTAATGCTTTCTGA
- a CDS encoding carbohydrate ABC transporter permease, whose amino-acid sequence MDKKYSVSAIVKAVVIVSLILIWVLPLCGVFVNSFRPFSNAASSGWWHALSEHKFTMDNYRAMVSQRKFLQGFKNSVFITFPTVFFVLFFSSIAAYALFFTSVPHRKKLYEYIAALIIIPAEITLAPTLIILKSVHLQNTFPGIWMSHTAATLPFGIFLLGAFMSSIPKELIYAAKIDGAGIFKTYLRIVLPLSASSMVSLAIFDFLWVWNDLLRALIVIPDSQYRPLTAVLANAGGGYGEHITVQAAGAMLLLLPPLIFFLCTQRAFESGAIAGAVKG is encoded by the coding sequence ATGGATAAGAAATACTCTGTTTCTGCTATAGTTAAGGCAGTAGTCATTGTTTCGCTCATTCTGATCTGGGTACTTCCTCTCTGCGGAGTATTTGTGAATTCATTCCGTCCTTTCAGCAATGCAGCCAGTTCCGGTTGGTGGCATGCATTGTCAGAGCACAAATTCACCATGGATAACTATAGGGCAATGGTCAGCCAAAGAAAATTCCTGCAAGGTTTCAAGAACAGCGTTTTCATCACCTTCCCGACTGTTTTCTTTGTGCTCTTCTTTTCTTCCATTGCTGCATATGCACTGTTCTTCACTTCCGTACCACATAGGAAGAAACTATATGAATACATTGCTGCCCTGATCATCATACCTGCAGAGATTACGCTTGCACCGACGCTCATCATTCTGAAAAGCGTACATTTACAAAATACCTTTCCAGGGATATGGATGAGTCATACTGCAGCTACACTCCCGTTCGGAATTTTCCTGCTAGGTGCTTTCATGTCAAGCATTCCCAAGGAATTGATATATGCTGCAAAGATTGATGGAGCTGGTATATTCAAGACTTATCTGAGGATTGTACTTCCTCTGTCTGCCTCAAGTATGGTCTCGCTTGCAATATTCGATTTTCTTTGGGTCTGGAACGATCTGCTCAGAGCACTTATCGTCATCCCGGATTCACAATACCGTCCCCTTACGGCTGTTCTTGCAAATGCCGGAGGCGGCTATGGTGAGCATATCACGGTGCAGGCTGCAGGAGCAATGTTGCTGTTGCTGCCTCCGTTGATTTTTTTCTTATGCACTCAAAGAGCTTTTGAAAGCGGCGCCATTGCCGGTGCTGTCAAAGGCTGA
- a CDS encoding sugar ABC transporter permease has product MKSRQIRHHHRQNESISGLLLLLPALLLIFFFLLLPACMTIILSLSDGKGFNIGSFVGLANYSRLFHDKNFFSWKGFSSEGAIITSLQWLLLGVPVVICLGFCVALLTQQYKHRKLFRGIFFIPLVISGTSTAIIWMFVFTPNPNVGLLAALLHASVSWLGNPKTVNIALVFIWIWSQMGMALIILAAALEHVPTELLEAASIDGANNRQSFWHITLPAIRPQFSFLVVTELVQVLKVFDIVFVLTDGGPANKSQTLALLFYKQTFIFSSPHYGAAVVSIMAFFIVMIYYISRVATREEA; this is encoded by the coding sequence ATGAAAAGCAGACAGATTCGGCATCATCACAGACAGAACGAAAGCATATCGGGCTTGCTCTTGCTGCTACCTGCTCTTCTGCTTATTTTTTTCTTTCTCCTCCTTCCCGCATGCATGACCATCATATTGAGTCTGAGTGACGGGAAGGGATTCAACATAGGCTCTTTTGTCGGACTTGCAAACTATAGCAGGCTTTTCCATGATAAAAACTTCTTCTCATGGAAAGGGTTTTCAAGTGAGGGAGCAATCATTACATCGTTACAATGGCTGCTACTTGGTGTTCCTGTAGTTATCTGCCTAGGATTCTGTGTAGCCCTCCTTACACAACAGTACAAGCACCGGAAGTTGTTTAGAGGCATTTTCTTTATTCCTCTTGTCATTTCAGGTACTTCTACTGCAATCATCTGGATGTTTGTGTTTACTCCGAACCCGAACGTAGGATTGCTTGCCGCCCTGTTGCACGCATCCGTTTCATGGTTGGGGAACCCCAAGACTGTCAATATCGCTTTGGTTTTCATCTGGATATGGAGCCAAATGGGCATGGCGCTCATTATTCTGGCAGCAGCGTTGGAACATGTCCCCACAGAACTTCTGGAAGCAGCAAGCATAGATGGTGCCAACAACAGACAGAGTTTCTGGCATATCACACTTCCTGCCATAAGGCCGCAGTTTTCATTTCTTGTCGTGACTGAACTGGTACAGGTCCTGAAGGTTTTTGATATCGTCTTCGTACTCACAGATGGAGGGCCGGCCAATAAAAGCCAGACACTGGCATTGCTTTTCTACAAACAGACGTTTATTTTCTCGTCTCCGCATTACGGAGCTGCAGTTGTTTCCATTATGGCTTTTTTCATCGTGATGATTTACTACATCAGCCGAGTCGCCACAAGAGAGGAAGCATAA
- a CDS encoding ABC transporter substrate-binding protein: MEATKEMKGYKTKMVAICAMLVMLNCGMVFANGTTEDATETKTLKILGPWSASEEQAFEKVLDKFRTTTGIEVLYEGVADPMPILGPRLAAGDPPNIVILGGATGYTDLVKEGNAVSLNSIGDELETDFGTDWTSQFSSNGNIYAVPVRTNVLNLLWFNPKKAQESDFSSWDSFISYADSEAAKKNYIVSAIGKASWTIPQLFTSIYAATNGHDKYLGFLAKDIAWNDPTVVDAFRKVAVFYGDNYIAGGKMAGLGTDLVDGIANVFGTNASATVISSGSWVAGIAESAVNDSLVEGKDIDYTLFPGTDAGKGLAIANADVALALTDDAETLQLISFLASEDGQAQFAPSGYVVPNRHVSSDLYSAFLTKKTMDMLASSAIIPAITASIGNEENAALVSALQAAILNPEDIPSLLDDMQKNFGKN; encoded by the coding sequence ATGGAGGCTACGAAAGAAATGAAGGGATACAAGACAAAAATGGTTGCAATATGTGCCATGCTTGTTATGCTGAACTGTGGTATGGTCTTTGCCAATGGTACGACCGAAGATGCCACAGAGACAAAAACTCTCAAGATTCTCGGACCTTGGAGTGCCAGTGAGGAACAGGCATTTGAGAAAGTGCTTGACAAGTTCAGGACAACTACAGGTATTGAAGTTCTTTACGAAGGTGTTGCGGACCCGATGCCTATCCTTGGACCGAGGTTAGCTGCAGGAGATCCACCGAACATTGTCATTCTCGGAGGTGCAACTGGGTATACAGACCTAGTCAAGGAAGGTAATGCAGTAAGCCTTAATTCAATTGGAGACGAGCTTGAAACTGATTTTGGAACTGATTGGACAAGTCAGTTCAGTTCAAATGGCAATATTTATGCAGTTCCTGTCAGGACAAACGTACTCAATCTGCTCTGGTTCAATCCTAAAAAGGCACAAGAAAGTGACTTCTCTTCATGGGACTCTTTCATTTCCTATGCCGACAGCGAAGCTGCAAAGAAAAATTATATCGTAAGTGCGATAGGCAAAGCTTCATGGACCATTCCTCAACTTTTCACTTCTATCTATGCAGCAACCAACGGGCATGACAAGTATCTTGGTTTCCTTGCAAAGGATATTGCATGGAACGATCCTACGGTTGTGGACGCATTCCGGAAAGTTGCTGTTTTCTACGGTGACAACTATATTGCCGGCGGAAAAATGGCAGGTCTCGGAACCGATCTCGTCGACGGAATTGCCAACGTATTCGGAACAAATGCATCAGCAACTGTTATTTCAAGCGGCAGCTGGGTAGCAGGGATTGCAGAAAGCGCTGTAAATGACAGCCTTGTCGAGGGTAAGGATATAGACTACACCTTGTTCCCAGGTACCGATGCAGGAAAAGGTCTTGCCATTGCAAATGCCGATGTGGCACTCGCTTTGACAGATGATGCAGAAACACTGCAGCTGATTTCATTCCTAGCCAGTGAGGACGGGCAAGCTCAGTTTGCACCGTCAGGATATGTGGTACCGAACAGACATGTAAGCAGTGACCTGTACAGTGCTTTTCTGACAAAGAAAACCATGGACATGCTTGCTTCTTCAGCCATCATACCTGCTATTACTGCATCTATCGGCAATGAAGAAAATGCTGCTTTGGTAAGTGCCTTGCAGGCTGCAATTCTCAACCCGGAAGATATTCCTTCCCTGCTTGATGATATGCAGAAAAATTTCGGAAAAAATTGA
- a CDS encoding LacI family transcriptional regulator, which yields MSTTMRDVAKEAGVAFKTVSRVINDEPNVSAGTREKVEKAIEKLHFTPNLIARSLNSKRIMNLGIVVGWPIDSFYTSQLINETFKACTMRGYNLNVFSTATDATEAQNRILTACAGGIINGLVLDTISGINSKFIEKLTKHETPFVIVHPHDLTAHANHDYVTIDDFQGAKTAVSYLISLGHKKIGCIIGNTYQEGIDRFNGYKTALQEANLEVQSGLFSMQEGESAFFSGYKNTKEILKKNKKLTAFFCESDETALGTINALLQLGFRVPDDISVIGFDDNHAASMIIPPLTTVHQPIDEIATKAVEMLVKRVENTALDQPHVILPTRLVIRGSSKAI from the coding sequence ATGAGTACAACCATGAGAGATGTCGCAAAAGAAGCCGGCGTCGCATTCAAGACAGTGTCCCGGGTAATCAATGACGAACCAAATGTTTCTGCAGGGACCCGTGAAAAAGTTGAAAAGGCAATCGAGAAACTTCACTTTACCCCTAATCTCATTGCACGTTCACTGAACAGCAAACGTATAATGAACCTTGGCATTGTGGTAGGATGGCCAATCGATTCATTCTACACATCCCAGCTGATAAACGAAACGTTCAAGGCTTGTACCATGCGTGGCTACAACCTGAATGTGTTCTCAACTGCTACTGACGCCACAGAAGCCCAGAACCGTATACTGACAGCTTGTGCCGGAGGCATCATCAATGGCTTGGTACTTGATACGATATCTGGCATAAACAGCAAATTTATCGAAAAACTTACAAAACATGAAACTCCATTTGTCATCGTACATCCTCACGATCTCACAGCCCATGCCAATCATGACTATGTTACTATTGATGATTTTCAAGGTGCAAAGACAGCTGTCTCATACCTTATATCGCTTGGACACAAAAAGATCGGATGTATCATCGGCAATACCTATCAGGAAGGTATAGATCGATTCAATGGTTATAAGACTGCCCTGCAGGAAGCAAATCTTGAAGTACAGTCTGGATTATTTTCCATGCAGGAAGGAGAAAGTGCCTTTTTTTCAGGATACAAGAACACAAAAGAAATCTTGAAGAAAAATAAAAAGCTTACCGCTTTTTTCTGTGAAAGTGATGAAACTGCCCTCGGCACCATCAATGCACTCCTGCAATTGGGATTCAGAGTACCTGATGATATTTCGGTTATCGGATTTGATGACAACCATGCCGCATCCATGATCATTCCTCCGCTGACGACAGTTCATCAGCCCATAGATGAAATAGCAACGAAAGCTGTTGAAATGCTGGTAAAACGTGTTGAAAACACAGCACTTGACCAACCCCACGTCATCTTACCCACAAGATTGGTTATAAGAGGAAGTTCAAAAGCTATATAA